From a single Opitutaceae bacterium genomic region:
- a CDS encoding sugar ABC transporter permease, protein MKWYQKFHNELTGIAFLLPNIIGFCVFIMVPLVASFILAFSNWNVQLHNMFKDHPLQWVGLENFRTLFEQPRFWQYLGNTLFLMIGIPFSIAGSLMAALLLNRDPRPVNRRVRGFFLAGAVLLGACLILVAAGFGLSAVWMLLAVMVSGILVMGVLSGTVVHRTLFYTPHFTAGVATFILWKKLYNPHSGPINAVLHPLLEWFAVLVNAFPAWMGDAGYVFLGALVLLLVCWRIRVIFANLRDRDAGVVTTVVSGGLILLPVVLSVFWLDSHRLGLTMLLTSFAVIGKGLFRKGNGMAGRRVAPAYRLGENLMFSLGLMVLAFILIGFARVTLHLPAMAADGLHPPDWLIDFHWAKPSIMIMALWAAIGSNNMILYLAGLKNIPVELYEAAEIDGASPIQRFWHVTWPQLAPFTFFIFVMSIIHGLQGGFEMARAMTHGAGGGHDNPELLHLYRRI, encoded by the coding sequence ATGAAGTGGTATCAAAAGTTCCACAACGAGTTGACGGGCATCGCCTTTCTCCTGCCGAATATAATCGGGTTCTGCGTCTTCATCATGGTTCCACTGGTGGCCAGCTTCATTCTGGCCTTCTCGAATTGGAACGTGCAGTTGCACAACATGTTCAAGGACCACCCGTTGCAGTGGGTTGGGCTCGAGAATTTCCGGACTCTGTTCGAGCAGCCGCGCTTCTGGCAGTATCTTGGCAACACCCTCTTCCTGATGATCGGCATTCCGTTCTCCATTGCCGGCAGCCTTATGGCGGCTCTGCTGCTGAACAGGGACCCGCGGCCCGTCAATCGGCGGGTCAGGGGGTTCTTCCTGGCCGGCGCAGTTTTGCTCGGGGCTTGTCTGATCCTGGTCGCGGCGGGATTCGGGCTCTCGGCGGTCTGGATGCTGCTCGCGGTCATGGTCTCGGGCATCCTGGTGATGGGTGTGCTCAGTGGCACGGTGGTGCACCGGACCTTGTTCTACACGCCCCATTTCACCGCCGGAGTGGCGACCTTCATCCTCTGGAAGAAACTCTACAATCCGCATTCCGGCCCCATCAACGCGGTCCTGCACCCCCTTCTTGAATGGTTCGCCGTTCTGGTGAATGCGTTTCCTGCCTGGATGGGCGATGCCGGATATGTCTTCCTTGGTGCGCTTGTCCTGCTTCTTGTCTGCTGGCGCATCCGGGTGATTTTCGCCAACCTGCGGGACCGCGATGCCGGAGTGGTAACGACGGTGGTTTCCGGTGGGCTGATCCTGCTTCCTGTTGTTCTGTCGGTCTTCTGGCTGGATTCCCATCGCCTCGGCCTGACCATGCTCCTGACCTCCTTCGCTGTCATCGGAAAGGGGTTGTTTCGCAAAGGAAACGGCATGGCTGGCAGAAGGGTCGCCCCCGCCTACCGACTGGGTGAGAACCTCATGTTTTCACTCGGCCTGATGGTGCTGGCCTTCATCCTGATCGGGTTTGCCCGGGTTACGCTGCATCTTCCAGCCATGGCTGCTGACGGTTTGCATCCCCCGGACTGGCTCATTGACTTCCACTGGGCCAAACCGTCGATCATGATCATGGCGCTCTGGGCAGCGATCGGTTCCAATAACATGATACTCTATCTCGCCGGCCTGAAGAATATCCCGGTTGAACTCTACGAGGCGGCCGAGATCGACGGTGCCAGTCCCATTCAGCGCTTCTGGCACGTGACCTGGCCGCAATTGGCACCCTTTACGTTCTTTATTTTTGTGATGAGTATCATTCACGGCCTTCAGGGTGGTTTCGAGATGGCGCGTGCCATGACGCACGGGGCCGGCGGGGGCCACGACAACCCTGAGTTACTTCATCTATATCGAAGGATTTGA
- a CDS encoding extracellular solute-binding protein: MASFENWLVEKGYPPVHLRIDAANNDPSKKLIQGISGVGGDLFDNYADQTYLMQSTGILADLTGPARQYGFGPESTFESIRSNFMIDGRQWGYPASTSIALLLVNVEAFRDAGLGIPPRAWDIETFEEWGRRYVAANRLPGERQRRFFANSVERYELMRSLGLSIYNETLTACCLDDPRYIRVLEKVHQWIFRDHLLPGPEEESTFAVEGSGLGVSMALFARGNYAMLNLGRFALVRLRNYGRQDYSASFMPHFEYINCRVAGGTVGLYTKSEKKEHAYRFFEYLASDTHNRMIVETGDALPVNPDFLDSEEFLRPPEFPNEWRVHEAYAEAMKKHSISRSSSPFILPEIGRRVEVDTYRSFIADQISAAQAASLVQERINDEITRSLKERPSLMPEYERRVRIQERIEDLKRDGLPIPEAWLFNPFHRRYYQDMGSVREGDVVQ, from the coding sequence GTGGCTTCTTTTGAAAACTGGCTGGTGGAAAAGGGATACCCTCCCGTCCACTTGCGCATTGATGCCGCGAACAACGATCCGTCCAAGAAACTCATCCAGGGGATATCGGGAGTGGGGGGCGATCTCTTTGACAACTATGCGGACCAGACCTACCTCATGCAGAGTACGGGCATTCTGGCCGACTTGACCGGCCCGGCCCGGCAATATGGCTTTGGTCCAGAGAGCACCTTCGAGTCGATCCGGAGCAATTTCATGATTGACGGTCGGCAATGGGGCTACCCGGCGAGTACCTCGATTGCGCTGCTTCTGGTCAACGTGGAAGCCTTTCGGGATGCCGGGCTCGGGATTCCGCCGAGGGCCTGGGATATTGAGACCTTCGAGGAGTGGGGGCGTCGCTACGTCGCGGCGAATCGGTTGCCGGGCGAACGGCAGCGCCGCTTCTTTGCCAATTCGGTCGAGCGCTATGAATTGATGCGAAGCCTGGGCCTGTCCATTTACAATGAAACCCTGACGGCATGCTGTCTGGATGATCCCCGCTATATCCGGGTTCTGGAGAAGGTTCACCAGTGGATCTTCAGGGACCATCTTCTGCCCGGACCGGAGGAGGAGAGCACGTTTGCTGTGGAAGGAAGCGGTCTGGGTGTGAGCATGGCTTTGTTCGCCCGCGGCAACTACGCCATGCTCAATCTTGGGCGTTTCGCGCTGGTTCGCCTGCGAAACTATGGCAGGCAGGATTACTCGGCTTCGTTCATGCCGCATTTCGAGTATATCAACTGCCGGGTGGCCGGTGGAACCGTTGGCCTCTACACGAAGTCGGAGAAGAAGGAGCATGCGTATCGATTCTTCGAATACTTGGCGAGCGACACCCACAACCGGATGATCGTGGAGACCGGTGACGCCCTGCCGGTCAATCCGGACTTCCTGGATAGTGAGGAATTCCTCCGTCCGCCGGAATTCCCCAATGAGTGGCGAGTCCACGAGGCCTACGCGGAGGCGATGAAGAAACATTCCATCAGCCGTTCCAGCAGTCCCTTTATCCTGCCGGAGATCGGGCGGCGGGTTGAAGTGGACACCTATCGGTCCTTCATCGCCGACCAGATCAGCGCCGCTCAAGCGGCAAGCCTTGTGCAGGAGCGCATCAACGATGAGATCACCCGCAGCCTGAAGGAGCGGCCCTCATTGATGCCTGAATACGAACGACGGGTGCGGATCCAGGAGAGGATCGAAGATCTCAAGAGGGACGGGCTGCCGATTCCGGAAGCCTGGCTCTTCAATCCCTTTCACAGGCGTTATTACCAGGACATGGGGTCGGTGAGGGAAGGGGACGTGGTCCAATGA
- a CDS encoding substrate-binding domain-containing protein → MRQPSKEHQAFEHMIRRKIAKEGFAPGTPLPPTRDFARETGLSNSMVYRVLLKLADENIIHQHTNGRFYPSTDDITGRQTEQSFACLLPRIDVWSTALQGILNGLTERSRHYRRGTLLFHEDKLIQQDAIGEKPVYASVTEQHAMLDAFLKLHGEKCEGIIFDNIWADAAIEPFAKELKKAVIINRTTQLPFASCVCVDYRLGSTLALSHFLAAGFGRIYFITSYEDSYVKELRATLLETAREIGATLDESHCLVVSDSKTRREVLQKICKGRARTGIFCPEENHAQLIQAEARLLGIDVPGKLGILSGTGTPTAEGAHLSTLSVDFALIGIRAVDLLRAEAPAEEIITPKLIRRETT, encoded by the coding sequence GTGAGACAACCTTCCAAAGAACACCAGGCCTTCGAACACATGATCCGGCGCAAGATCGCGAAGGAAGGATTCGCCCCGGGCACCCCTCTCCCGCCGACGCGGGATTTCGCCCGGGAGACCGGCTTGTCCAATTCCATGGTCTACCGTGTTCTGCTGAAGCTGGCTGACGAGAATATCATCCACCAGCACACCAATGGGCGCTTCTATCCCAGCACGGACGACATCACCGGTCGACAGACCGAACAGTCCTTTGCCTGCCTGCTCCCACGAATCGACGTCTGGAGCACGGCTCTCCAGGGAATCCTGAACGGCCTCACCGAGCGATCCCGTCACTATCGGCGGGGCACCCTGCTCTTCCATGAGGACAAGCTGATCCAGCAGGACGCCATCGGCGAAAAGCCGGTCTATGCCAGCGTGACGGAACAGCACGCTATGCTGGACGCCTTCCTCAAGCTGCATGGAGAGAAATGCGAAGGGATCATTTTTGACAACATCTGGGCCGACGCAGCGATCGAGCCGTTCGCGAAGGAGCTCAAGAAGGCAGTCATCATCAATCGCACGACCCAACTGCCCTTCGCCTCGTGCGTTTGCGTCGACTACCGTCTTGGATCCACCCTTGCCCTGAGCCATTTTCTCGCCGCCGGTTTCGGCCGGATCTACTTCATCACCTCCTACGAGGACTCCTACGTAAAGGAACTCAGGGCAACACTCCTGGAAACGGCCCGGGAGATCGGAGCGACTCTGGATGAATCGCATTGTCTGGTGGTGAGCGATTCAAAGACACGAAGGGAAGTCCTGCAGAAAATCTGCAAAGGTCGCGCGCGAACCGGGATTTTCTGCCCCGAGGAGAATCACGCCCAGCTCATTCAGGCGGAAGCACGTCTTTTGGGAATCGACGTACCGGGCAAGCTGGGGATACTTTCCGGCACCGGCACCCCAACCGCGGAGGGCGCCCATCTGAGCACCTTGAGCGTCGACTTTGCGCTGATCGGGATCCGCGCGGTTGATCTTCTGAGGGCGGAAGCTCCCGCGGAGGAAATCATCACCCCGAAACTGATCCGGCGCGAAACCACATGA
- a CDS encoding beta-galactosidase, whose protein sequence is MKSVIRPIGGVPNRQIHLDFHNSPAISDIGADFDAAAFAAKASAADAQSITLFAKCHHGMCYYPTHCGTPHPALKGRDLLGEQIEALHRLGIRCPLYLTVGLDEQAAHAHLDWRQLTREGHSIRARPTLGDDLLAGGWYFMNWLHPDYHGLIETHVRELLGSYEVDGMFFDIVVFDPSGGWSPKAAEFRLAHGLHREDPGTFDRFQVAAQERFARHFIRLIRNTNPKASVFYNAAAVLTTESNMGIRMRAREQTHYEIESLPTGHWGYHHFPRIARFVAGMDLPWIGQTGRFQKGWGDFGGIKPVPALEYECFRTQALGGAIGVGDQLLPRGQFDPDAIKLIGEVFQRVKAAEPFYEGAEPLFDIGVFAAGSPGCDWPVIQRSESGAVMLCQRSRRNPVLLDDAAAFESLPAVILPDEVRVSDSLAKRLRDYYENGGKLVLSFRSGFDEAGNWKLGFLPIRPGLPSGSKPTYWRTTPELCERWSHSDRVVYSEGMNTHLEAGAEILVQRVLPCFQRTDAQFSSHFQAPPRPEADANPALIAGKGFLYFADPVFREFRQSGQVYLGDIWCECLHRLLGSPLLDVHLPSSIDAIPLRKGCDLHLTLLRYLPVRKRLRLISSMNGFHLTVSSFPFLAPGEIDSISRQLGTRASRREGLSSGRPRSSVAPCTRLFRLIGRVRNVACPRQLNHCQSLGPPPFVP, encoded by the coding sequence ATGAAGTCGGTGATCCGCCCGATCGGGGGAGTCCCGAACCGCCAGATCCATCTCGATTTTCACAACTCGCCCGCGATTTCCGACATCGGGGCGGACTTTGATGCAGCCGCCTTTGCCGCAAAAGCATCGGCGGCGGACGCGCAGAGCATCACCCTCTTTGCCAAGTGCCACCACGGCATGTGCTACTACCCGACGCACTGCGGCACGCCACACCCGGCACTGAAGGGGCGCGATCTGCTGGGGGAGCAAATCGAAGCACTCCACCGCCTGGGAATCCGCTGCCCGCTTTATCTCACGGTCGGCCTTGATGAACAAGCCGCCCATGCTCACCTGGATTGGCGGCAATTGACTCGTGAAGGTCATTCCATACGAGCCAGGCCAACCCTGGGAGACGATCTGCTGGCCGGCGGATGGTACTTCATGAACTGGCTCCATCCCGACTATCACGGATTGATCGAGACCCACGTCCGGGAACTGCTGGGCAGCTACGAGGTGGACGGGATGTTTTTCGACATTGTCGTCTTTGATCCTTCGGGCGGCTGGTCTCCCAAAGCCGCCGAATTCCGTCTGGCCCACGGCCTTCACCGCGAAGATCCGGGAACATTCGACCGCTTCCAGGTCGCCGCACAAGAGCGATTTGCCAGGCACTTTATCCGCCTTATCAGGAATACGAACCCGAAAGCGAGTGTCTTCTACAACGCAGCGGCGGTCCTGACCACCGAAAGCAACATGGGCATCCGGATGCGAGCCCGGGAGCAGACTCATTACGAGATTGAATCCCTCCCGACGGGCCATTGGGGTTACCATCACTTTCCGCGCATCGCGCGCTTCGTGGCAGGCATGGACTTGCCGTGGATCGGACAAACCGGACGATTCCAGAAAGGCTGGGGCGACTTCGGTGGAATCAAGCCGGTTCCCGCCCTCGAATACGAATGTTTCAGAACCCAGGCTCTCGGAGGAGCCATCGGCGTCGGGGATCAACTTCTCCCCAGGGGTCAGTTCGATCCGGATGCGATAAAGCTGATTGGTGAAGTATTCCAGAGGGTGAAGGCGGCTGAACCGTTCTACGAGGGCGCGGAGCCCTTGTTTGACATCGGCGTTTTCGCCGCCGGTTCGCCGGGGTGCGATTGGCCGGTCATCCAGAGGAGCGAATCCGGTGCCGTGATGCTGTGTCAGCGATCCCGGAGAAATCCCGTCCTGCTCGATGATGCCGCGGCGTTTGAGTCGCTTCCGGCAGTGATCCTTCCGGATGAAGTGAGAGTTTCCGATTCGCTGGCAAAGCGATTGAGGGACTATTATGAAAACGGAGGGAAACTGGTCCTTTCCTTTCGATCGGGTTTTGACGAAGCCGGCAACTGGAAGCTTGGCTTCCTTCCAATTCGTCCAGGTTTACCTTCAGGCTCCAAACCAACCTACTGGAGGACGACCCCCGAACTCTGCGAACGATGGTCGCACTCCGATCGGGTGGTGTACTCGGAGGGTATGAACACTCATCTGGAAGCGGGCGCGGAAATCCTGGTTCAGCGTGTTCTTCCCTGTTTCCAAAGGACGGACGCGCAGTTCAGTTCCCACTTCCAGGCTCCGCCCCGGCCGGAGGCAGATGCCAATCCGGCGCTGATTGCCGGGAAGGGTTTCCTCTACTTTGCGGATCCCGTTTTCCGTGAGTTCCGCCAGAGCGGCCAGGTTTATCTCGGCGATATCTGGTGCGAGTGCCTGCACAGACTGCTGGGTAGTCCGCTTCTGGATGTCCACCTGCCGTCCTCCATCGATGCCATTCCCCTGCGAAAGGGTTGCGATCTGCACTTGACACTGCTCCGCTACCTGCCGGTAAGAAAGCGCTTGAGATTGATATCATCGATGAACGGCTTCCATTTGACGGTGAGTTCCTTTCCTTTTCTCGCCCCCGGAGAAATTGATTCGATTTCCAGACAACTGGGAACTCGAGCCAGTAGACGGGAAGGGCTTTCGTCTGGAAGGCCACGGTCGTCTGTTGCTCCGTGCACCCGGCTATTTCGGTTGATTGGCCGGGTGAGGAATGTCGCCTGCCCCAGACAACTGAACCATTGCCAATCGCTTGGTCCGCCTCCCTTCGTCCCTTAG
- a CDS encoding GDSL-type esterase/lipase family protein, giving the protein MISAPSIPRTDENSRLAHAQLVEKARQGGIDVCFVGDSITRRWGATDYPELLDHWRQCFHGWNAANFGWGGDTVANIRWRLKHGELDGVHPRAVPTLAGSNDPRPYPIGGRPIRGVMVLTQALVTRCREYAPQARAVLNANYPGNGARELVPVIRRAFVLVDRNR; this is encoded by the coding sequence ATGATCTCGGCCCCCTCCATTCCCCGAACGGACGAGAACTCGCGGCTGGCCCACGCGCAATTGGTCGAAAAGGCCCGGCAGGGCGGGATCGATGTCTGTTTTGTGGGCGATTCCATAACCCGCCGCTGGGGTGCCACCGACTACCCGGAACTCCTGGATCACTGGAGGCAATGTTTCCACGGCTGGAATGCCGCCAATTTCGGATGGGGAGGAGACACAGTAGCCAACATCCGCTGGCGACTCAAGCATGGCGAACTCGACGGAGTTCATCCCCGGGCCGTGCCGACTCTTGCTGGATCGAATGATCCGCGACCCTATCCAATCGGCGGCCGACCGATTCGCGGTGTGATGGTCCTGACCCAGGCGCTAGTCACACGTTGCCGGGAATACGCACCTCAAGCGAGGGCAGTCCTGAACGCCAACTATCCAGGGAACGGCGCGAGAGAGCTGGTGCCGGTGATCCGCCGGGCGTTTGTCCTGGTTGACCGCAATCGATAG
- the yicI gene encoding alpha-xylosidase, producing MKFTDGQWLHQPGITAHYPAEAHDISEEADGLVIHAPTRPIKHRGDTLQGPLLTVTLNSPLEGVIRVRIEHFKGGTGSGPTIPLQTEGNAAVSFGRDEEWEQVCSGSISARVRRRNGWGISFESEGRVLTTSGSRGMGYIRRADGKAFVHDQLSLGVGENVYGLGERFTAFVKNGQVVENTNKDGGTACEQAYKSVPFYLTNRGYGVLVNEAGPVSFEVASEKVSRIQFSIPGESLEYFVIAGPTPREVLGRLTALTGRPALPPAWSFGLWLSTSFTTSYDEATCIRFIEGMRERDLPLHVFHFDCFWMREFDWCNFEWDPRVFPDPAAMLSRFHDRGLRICVWINPYIGQRSRLFAEGAGKGYFIRRTDGSVWQTDLWQPGMAIVDFTNPEARAWYASHLRRLLEMGVDTLKTDFGERIPTEDVVYHDGADPEKMHNLYSVLYNECVFDLLREAHGEGEAVLFARSSYASGQRFPVHWGGDCWSTFESMAESLRGGLSLSLCGFGFWSHDIGGFEGTSPASVYKRWTAFGLLSSHSRLHGSSSYRVPWVYDEEACDVLRFFTKLKCTLMPYLWSAAVEAHCGGIPTLRAMFLEFPGDPACETLERQYLLGGSLLVAPVFAEDGVVDYYLPRGRWTHLLTGEVREGARWIRERHGYLSLPLYVRPGSLLAIGDRDDRPDYDYATGVSLRVYELVEGTRATCQLFDLKGNVRATVAAEREGNRVIFEIDGTLSDAKVQIVGGPSGRIPDGATRFELSY from the coding sequence ATGAAATTCACCGACGGCCAATGGCTGCACCAGCCCGGAATCACCGCGCATTACCCGGCGGAAGCCCATGACATCAGCGAGGAGGCGGATGGCCTGGTCATTCATGCGCCGACCCGCCCGATCAAGCACCGCGGCGACACGCTTCAGGGACCCTTGCTCACGGTCACGCTCAACTCGCCGCTTGAAGGTGTCATCCGGGTGCGAATCGAGCACTTCAAGGGAGGGACAGGGTCCGGCCCGACCATTCCCCTCCAGACTGAAGGCAATGCCGCGGTTTCCTTCGGGCGCGATGAGGAATGGGAGCAGGTTTGTTCCGGTTCGATTTCCGCGCGGGTCAGGCGCAGGAACGGTTGGGGGATTTCCTTTGAGTCCGAAGGTCGGGTCCTCACCACGAGCGGTTCCCGCGGCATGGGCTATATCCGGCGAGCCGATGGGAAAGCGTTTGTCCACGATCAACTCTCTCTCGGGGTTGGCGAAAACGTTTATGGCCTGGGCGAACGCTTCACGGCATTTGTGAAGAACGGCCAGGTTGTCGAGAACACCAACAAAGACGGAGGGACCGCCTGCGAGCAGGCTTATAAAAGCGTTCCCTTTTACCTGACCAACAGGGGCTACGGCGTGCTGGTCAACGAAGCCGGGCCCGTTTCCTTCGAGGTGGCCTCGGAAAAGGTTTCCCGCATCCAGTTCAGCATCCCGGGCGAGAGTCTCGAATACTTTGTGATTGCCGGTCCCACGCCCAGGGAGGTGCTGGGTCGCCTGACCGCACTCACCGGCCGCCCGGCTCTACCGCCTGCCTGGTCCTTCGGGCTCTGGTTGTCCACGTCGTTTACGACCAGTTACGATGAGGCGACCTGCATCCGGTTCATCGAGGGCATGCGTGAACGGGATCTCCCGCTGCATGTCTTCCATTTCGACTGCTTCTGGATGCGCGAATTCGATTGGTGCAATTTCGAGTGGGATCCGCGGGTTTTTCCCGATCCGGCCGCCATGCTCTCACGATTCCACGATCGGGGTTTGAGAATCTGCGTCTGGATCAATCCCTACATCGGACAGCGCTCGAGACTGTTCGCGGAGGGCGCAGGGAAAGGGTATTTCATCAGGCGAACCGACGGCAGTGTCTGGCAAACCGACCTCTGGCAGCCCGGCATGGCGATTGTCGACTTCACCAATCCCGAGGCGCGCGCATGGTATGCCTCGCATCTCCGGCGCCTGCTCGAGATGGGCGTGGATACGCTGAAGACAGATTTCGGCGAACGCATCCCGACCGAAGATGTCGTCTATCACGATGGTGCAGACCCGGAGAAGATGCACAACCTCTACTCGGTCCTCTACAACGAATGTGTCTTCGACTTGCTTCGCGAGGCGCACGGCGAGGGCGAAGCGGTTCTCTTCGCCCGTTCCTCCTACGCGTCCGGTCAGCGTTTTCCCGTCCACTGGGGCGGCGATTGCTGGTCGACCTTCGAATCCATGGCCGAGAGTCTGCGCGGCGGACTTTCATTGAGCCTCTGCGGGTTCGGCTTCTGGAGTCACGACATCGGCGGTTTCGAGGGGACTTCCCCGGCCTCCGTCTACAAACGCTGGACTGCCTTCGGCCTCCTGTCCTCCCACAGCAGGCTTCACGGCAGCAGCAGCTATCGTGTGCCCTGGGTCTACGACGAGGAAGCCTGCGACGTCCTGCGCTTTTTCACCAAACTGAAGTGCACCCTCATGCCTTATCTGTGGTCGGCGGCGGTTGAGGCGCACTGCGGGGGTATCCCGACCCTGCGCGCCATGTTCCTGGAGTTTCCCGGAGATCCGGCCTGTGAAACCCTCGAGCGCCAATACCTGCTGGGAGGATCCCTCCTCGTCGCACCGGTTTTCGCGGAAGACGGTGTGGTCGACTACTATTTGCCCCGTGGTCGGTGGACACACCTGCTGACCGGCGAAGTGCGGGAAGGCGCACGCTGGATCCGCGAACGTCACGGGTATCTCTCACTGCCGCTATACGTGCGGCCAGGCTCCCTGTTGGCAATCGGAGACCGCGACGATCGACCCGATTATGACTATGCCACGGGCGTTTCCCTGAGAGTTTATGAACTTGTCGAAGGCACCCGTGCCACCTGCCAATTGTTCGACCTGAAAGGGAATGTCCGCGCGACAGTCGCCGCCGAGCGGGAAGGAAACAGGGTGATCTTCGAGATCGATGGCACCCTGAGCGACGCAAAGGTTCAAATCGTCGGCGGTCCTTCAGGCAGAATTCCGGACGGCGCCACGCGCTTTGAACTGTCGTATTAG